A segment of the Catenuloplanes nepalensis genome:
CGAGCCGACTCTCCCGCGCCATCCGCTGCATCCGGTTCACGGTGCCGGAATCCTTGACGAACAGCAGCGACCCGGCCCGCCCCGCCCGGACCGCCTCCTCGACCGCCACCAGCGCCCGCAGTTCCGGTGGCAGCGCTGCCTGCTGCTCCGGCGGCAGAGCCGCCTGCTGCTCCGGCGGCAGAGCCGCCTGCTGCTCCGGCGGCAGAGCCGCCTGCTGCTCCGGCGGCAGAGCCGCCTGCTGCTCCGGCGGCAGAGCCGCAGCGTCGGCACCGTCCGGCACCTGCGGGGCGCCGAAGTAGAAGAACTGGGTCAGCTGCCCCGCCTTCTCCTCCAGCGTGAGGCGGGCCAGCAGATCGGCGACCCGCTCCGCCACGGGCAGATCGGGATCGAGGTAGGGCAGCGTCGTCATCTTGTTCTTCTCCCGTGTCGAAGGATCACGCGGACCGGCCGACGTCCACCCTCGCCGACTCACCTCCGAGATGCCAGCAGGCGCCACGTGCCCTTCACATCGAGCCGGACCGCCGCCTCATCCGCCTCCTCGACGTGCCCGGCACGGTCACGGCCGCTTCGGCGAACCGTCGGCCGCGTCGCAGTCGGCCTGGGCCGAGGCGGGCGCGGCCGTGCGAAGGCTGCACGACGCGCCGCTGCCACCGTGGCCAGGGCCGCAGCCCGGCGAGATCGCGGCGAGGGCCACCTCGCGGACGTCCTCACCGGCTACGGCACCCACGTCGACGTCGACGTCATCCGCGCCTGGTGGTCGCTGCGCAGCCTGCTCGCGATCCGCTGGCTGGCGCAGCACGGCTTCGACCCGTCCGCGCCGGGCTGCGAGATCGACGTGCTGAAGGCCCGCATGTGAGGCCACGAGTCAGCGTTCGAACCAGTACCAGCCGTCGCCCAGAGCCCAGCGGGGCCGGCACGGCGAGTCGTAACAGTCGTAGACGCCCTCGGGCGCGGAGTCACCGGCATAGGCGAAGCCGCCGGGACCGTCCGGATACTCCGACCAGGAAGGCAGGAACAGTGCCGTCGCCCCCGGCGTGTCGCTCTCGATCCGGGCCGCCGCGCCTTTGATCGACAGGTGGTCGAGGCCCGGCGGGAGGAGTTCGCCGTAGTAGTGGTCGGGTGTGAGGCCGCCGTCCGTGGCGGCGAGGACGGCCACCGCGGCGAAGTCGGCGCGGTGCAACCGGTAGTAGCCGTGGACGGACACCGGCTCCCAGTCGACCACCAGCACACCCGCGCCCGCGGCTGCGGAGAGCACGAGCGCACCCACCAACGGCATCGGACGCCTGAGACGCCACTGGTCGGTCACCACGTACACGGTGAGGGTCAGAGCCACCGTGTAGACGGCCACGTGGATCAGCACGGATTCGGTCGTGAGCCGGGCGACCCAGACACCGGCGAATTCGACCGCGGCCACGGCCAGCCACGCTCCACAGAGCACCAGCGCGGGTATCGCAACGTCGCGCCACCGTACGGTGCGTTCGTCCGCGGGCTGTGCACTCGCCTCTGCGTCCACAGTGGCATTGGATCATCTCCGCGCAAGTGATCCCCGTACCGCCCGTGCCGAGATCTTCCATGCTCGGGTGAACCCGGGCGCCGCGGGCCTCGTCTATAGCGCGTGAAACGATCGAGAACGGTTCTCGCCGTCGTGCTGGCCGCCGCGGGAGTCGCCGGTGCGGGGGCGGTCATCCTCCCCACCTTCGCCGGCACCGTGGCGCCCGGACTGACCGGCGACGGCGGCACGGTCACCGCGCAGCATCCGGGCGGGTCCGCGGCCGAGGACATCGGCAAACTGATCGACGGCGACGAGGCCACCAAATATCTCACCCACTCCCGGACCGGCTGGGTGCAGTACGAGGCGACGGCCGCCGCGGTGGTCGACCGGTACGCGCTGACCTCCGCCAACGACGCCCCCGACCGGGACCCGCGGGACTGGACGCTGGCCGGGTCGGCCGACGGCACGGCCTGGACCACGCTCGACACCCGCAGCGGCGAGACGTTCGGCGCCCGCGCGGCCACCCGCGGGTTCCTGGTGTCCGGCACGCCCGCGGCGTACCGGTTCTACCGGCTGACCGTCACCGCGAACAACGGCTCGCCCGCGCTGCAGATGGCCGAGTGGCGGCTGTGGCCGGCCGGCGACGGGATCCCCGCGGCGCCGAGCGGGCTCACCGCCGCCGCGGTCGGCACCGGCGAGATCGACCTGGCGTGGACCGACAACTCCGATGCCGCCACCGGCTATCCCGAGGCCGGGTTCGCGGTGGACAGTTCCGGCGACGGCCAGGCCTGGACCACGATCGGGACCGTGCCGGCCGGCACCACGATCTACACCGACCGGACGCCGCTGACCGGCGGCACCCGCAGCTACCGGGTGCGTGCGCTCGGCGCCGCCACCGGTGTGACGTCGCCGCCGAGCGAGCCCGCCACGGTCACGGCGGTACGCACCGGCGTGGACATCACGGACATGGACGGCACCGTCACCGACCAGTACGCGACGACCGGCGCCGAGGACGCGAACCGCGCGGCGGACAACGCGCCCGGCACCAAGTACCTGACCGGTCGCCGGACGACGTGGCTTCAGCACACCGCCAAGGTCCGCTCGACGGTCACCGAGTACACGGTCACCTCCGCCGACGACGCCCCCGACCGGGACCCGCGGGACTGGGTGCTGGAGGGTTCGGCCGACGGCACCGCCTGGACCACGCTGGACACCCGGACCGGGCAGGCGTTCGGCGCCCGGTTCCAGCGCAGGACGTACCCGATCGCGAACCCGGCGGGTTTCCTCGCCTACCGGTTGCGGATCACCGCGAACAACGGCTCACCGGCGGTCCAGGTGGGCGAGTGGCAGCTGATCGGGTCGAGCACCACACCGGCGCCGGCACCGGCCGTGCCCGCCGGGCTGCGCGCGGTCGCCCGTACCGGCGACCAGGTCGTGATCTCCTGGACGGACGCGGACCGGTGGGAGACCGGTTTCCGGCTGGAACGCTCGGCCGACGGCCGGACCTGGGACTGGTCGCGTACGGTGCCGGCCGGGACCACCACCGCCCACGACTTCGGCCGGACCGGCGAGACGACCTACCACTACCGGGTACGCGCGGTGAACGCCACGACGGTCTCGGCACCCGGCGCCACCGCGACCGCGACCACCGGCTCCGGTGAGCTGCCGGTCACCTGGCAGGAGCACTGGCTGGAGCACAGCCAGCCGCTCACCCGGGTCGCCTACGACGCGGACGTCGCCGTCTACTTCGACCCGGACGTGCCCGCGTCCCAGGCCGGATGGCTTCAGGAGTACACCGGCACGCTGTGGCGCTACACCCGGCGCACGTACGGGGACTTCAGCAACCCGCGCCTGGCCGCGATCTTCCACCAGGGGCGGTACGGCGGCGGCCATCCGGCGACGGTCTTCGACGCCGACCACGACCACCGCAACGTCATCGACATCGGCCTGTCCAGCTGGAACGCCACCGACCCGCAGGCGCGCGACATCACCTCGCACGAGATCGCGCACATCGTGGAGGGCTCCGCGAACGGCGTGCACGGCTCCCCGTCGTTCGGGCTGTGGGGCGACAGCAAGTGGGCGGAGATCTTCCAGTACGACGTGTACGCGGGGACCGGGCTGACCGCCGACGCCGCCCGCTGGCACGCGGCGAAGCTGCAGACCCGCGACTCGTTCCCGAGGGCGGGCACGGCCTGGTACCGGGACTGGTTCTACCCGCTGTGGCGTGACCACGGCGGCAGCGCCGTGCTGGACGGCTACTTCGACCTGCTCGCCGCGAACTTCCCGCAGGTCAACGGCGAGTACGCGCGCGACCTGAACTGGGGCGAGTTCGTGCACTTCTGGAGCGGCGCCGCCGGCGTAAACCTGAAGGCGCAGGCCACCGCGGCCTTCGGCTGGCCGGACGAGTGGGAGCAGCAGTTCGTCCAGGCCCAGCGCGAGTTCCCCGACGTCCGCTACTGACCGCACCCCCCTGCCGCACATGGTCGTCAGTTCCGCCGTGACCAGTCCGCGACCGCGGCGAAGTCGGTCTCGGTGAGACCGGCGTACGGATCGACCCGATGCGGCAGGGCCGGGGCCGGGTGACGGCCGGCGATCCAACGCCGGTCGGCGCCGGTGATCTCGTCGTCGAGCCAGACGAACGGCCGATCGCTGGCCCACCGGGACAGGAACGCGGTCTTCCAGTGCAGCGCGGCTCCCGGCTCCTCGTCCTCCGGGAACGGGACGACCGGTAGGCGGGGCAGGCCGAGGCGGGGCGCGATCAGGTCGTTCGCGGCCGCCATCCAGGTCGTCGCCCACACCAGCCGGCCGTCCAGGGCCCGCAGCCGGCGGCCGTCCGCCGGATCCAGCCGGTGGATCAGCGGATGCCCGGACGGGTCCGGCGGGGAAGCGCCCGGCGGGGTGCCGGGGCGGGCACGGAACGGGATCAGCGGTCCGTCGACGTCCAGGAAGATCAGCGGGCGCGCGCTCACGCCCGGCAGGTTACCGGCCGCATTCGCCTCTGCAGCGTTCAGAGGCGGTGTTGTTGCGGGTGCCGCCGTACCGAAGCGCCGTCTGGTGCCAACCGGTTACTGACGTGTCGTTGTGACGGTCGTCGGCCTGGACATCAGCCGAATGTCCGTTCTGCTCACGGCGGCCGCGGCGGTTCTCGCCTTTTCGGCATGCGGTGGTGAGGGCGTTCCGTCAGGACAGTCCGAGTGGTCACGTTGCGGACCGGAGCGCCGGGTGCGAACCCGTCCCCGAGCGCCGCGGCCCGGCCGGTCATCCGCCCGGACGCGAGCCAGGAGGAGATCGCGTACCACACGCGGGCGTAGGCTTTCGAAGATGCGGATCGGCGAGTTGTCCAAGCGTACGGGCGCGAGTCCGCGCTCCCTGCGGTACTACGAGGAGCAGGGCCTGCTGTCCAGTTCACGCTCCGGCGCCGGGCAGCGTAACTATTCCGACGTGGATGTCGAGCGCGTGGCGCTGATCCGGCAGCTGTTCGACGCGGGCATGTCCAGCCGGGTGATCGCGTCCGTGCTGCCATGTGTGGATACTCCGACTGACCCGGACGTCACCGAGTCGGCGTTCGTGACCATGACGCACGAGCGCGACCGGATCGACGCCGACATCGCGCACCTGATCAAGACCCGGGATGCGCTCGACGTACTGATCGGGATCAACCGCAAGTACTGGGCGGAGCAGTTCTCGGCCCCGATACCGGGGTGACACCGCAGGCCTGACGCTGTGACCCGTGCCTCAGCCGGTTGCCCTTTACACCGATGTGAGAGGCGAGGATGGCTGGGGAGCCCGGAATGACCGGGACGGTCATACGGGAGGCGGCAGAGAATGGGACAGGCGTGGGGTTTCGGCAGGCATGGCGGGCCCGAGGTGCAGGAGTTCTTCGATCGTCCCGACCCGGTCCCCAATCGCGGCGAGGTGCTGATCCGGGTCGACGTCGCCGGTGTGAATCCGATGGACCACGTTCTGCGCGCGGGTCTGCTCCCCGGGCTCGACAGTGGGCGTCCGTTTCCCCGCGTTCTGGGCATGGAGGCAGCCGGAACGGTTCTCGCCCTGGGCGAGGGCGTCGACGGACTCGAGGTGGGTGACCCGGTCTTCGGCTTCGCACTCACCGGTGGCGGCACCTACGCCGAAACGACTTTGCTGTCCGCACCGCACACCGCTCGCATCCCGATGGGCCTGTCCGCGACCGTGGCGGCAACGCTGCCAGTGGCCGGGACGACC
Coding sequences within it:
- a CDS encoding HAD domain-containing protein, which translates into the protein MSARPLIFLDVDGPLIPFRARPGTPPGASPPDPSGHPLIHRLDPADGRRLRALDGRLVWATTWMAAANDLIAPRLGLPRLPVVPFPEDEEPGAALHWKTAFLSRWASDRPFVWLDDEITGADRRWIAGRHPAPALPHRVDPYAGLTETDFAAVADWSRRN
- a CDS encoding MerR family transcriptional regulator, producing MRIGELSKRTGASPRSLRYYEEQGLLSSSRSGAGQRNYSDVDVERVALIRQLFDAGMSSRVIASVLPCVDTPTDPDVTESAFVTMTHERDRIDADIAHLIKTRDALDVLIGINRKYWAEQFSAPIPG
- a CDS encoding discoidin domain-containing protein; translation: MKRSRTVLAVVLAAAGVAGAGAVILPTFAGTVAPGLTGDGGTVTAQHPGGSAAEDIGKLIDGDEATKYLTHSRTGWVQYEATAAAVVDRYALTSANDAPDRDPRDWTLAGSADGTAWTTLDTRSGETFGARAATRGFLVSGTPAAYRFYRLTVTANNGSPALQMAEWRLWPAGDGIPAAPSGLTAAAVGTGEIDLAWTDNSDAATGYPEAGFAVDSSGDGQAWTTIGTVPAGTTIYTDRTPLTGGTRSYRVRALGAATGVTSPPSEPATVTAVRTGVDITDMDGTVTDQYATTGAEDANRAADNAPGTKYLTGRRTTWLQHTAKVRSTVTEYTVTSADDAPDRDPRDWVLEGSADGTAWTTLDTRTGQAFGARFQRRTYPIANPAGFLAYRLRITANNGSPAVQVGEWQLIGSSTTPAPAPAVPAGLRAVARTGDQVVISWTDADRWETGFRLERSADGRTWDWSRTVPAGTTTAHDFGRTGETTYHYRVRAVNATTVSAPGATATATTGSGELPVTWQEHWLEHSQPLTRVAYDADVAVYFDPDVPASQAGWLQEYTGTLWRYTRRTYGDFSNPRLAAIFHQGRYGGGHPATVFDADHDHRNVIDIGLSSWNATDPQARDITSHEIAHIVEGSANGVHGSPSFGLWGDSKWAEIFQYDVYAGTGLTADAARWHAAKLQTRDSFPRAGTAWYRDWFYPLWRDHGGSAVLDGYFDLLAANFPQVNGEYARDLNWGEFVHFWSGAAGVNLKAQATAAFGWPDEWEQQFVQAQREFPDVRY